A genome region from Sulfitobacter sp. W027 includes the following:
- a CDS encoding OpgC family protein, with protein sequence MPQLNAGLSPATASARAAPLGKAPRDPRIDVFRGLALVMIFINHVPGNPYEYLTIRNLGFADAAEAFFLMSGIAAGLAYTPRFIERDRVTYGLWRAVAPLWKRAWSLYVVQIVLSAVALGIFATAFQIITEAEFLTKINMRQVFQNPTQALIGIPLLTHQFGYVNILPAYSVLLICAPAAIMLGLRWPWLLFALSLTLWLLTGVFRLNLPNYPNPGGWFFNPFAWQAIFVFGLLVGLSQRQGYRFFPASRALFWLSVAVLLGILAWKYVPGLGKFLNLQMHHLREAGVPFNLTSHDKTYLSAPRFVHILALGYFLSQLPSVTRFAAHRVASPFQLIGRHGLLIFASGTVLALICQTAMLAQPKAVWMVWVLPALGTAALFAIALLAETSRRVLSAPTTPLERQPVISGSGFEKTSIVEARP encoded by the coding sequence ATGCCACAGCTTAACGCCGGTCTATCACCTGCAACGGCCTCCGCGCGGGCCGCACCGTTGGGCAAAGCGCCCCGCGACCCGCGCATCGATGTGTTCCGCGGATTGGCACTAGTGATGATTTTTATCAATCATGTGCCGGGCAATCCTTACGAATATTTAACTATCCGAAACCTAGGCTTTGCCGACGCGGCAGAGGCGTTTTTTCTGATGTCCGGAATCGCGGCGGGATTGGCCTATACGCCCCGATTCATCGAGAGAGACCGCGTGACCTACGGCCTGTGGCGCGCGGTCGCGCCATTGTGGAAACGGGCGTGGTCCCTCTATGTGGTGCAGATCGTGCTTTCGGCGGTGGCCTTGGGCATCTTCGCCACTGCCTTTCAGATCATCACGGAGGCTGAGTTTCTGACCAAGATCAACATGCGGCAGGTGTTCCAAAACCCGACCCAGGCCTTGATCGGCATCCCTCTTCTGACCCATCAGTTCGGCTATGTGAATATTTTGCCCGCTTATTCGGTCTTGCTGATCTGCGCACCGGCGGCGATCATGCTGGGGCTGCGTTGGCCGTGGCTGCTCTTTGCGTTGTCGCTCACCCTTTGGCTGCTGACCGGTGTCTTTCGCCTGAACCTGCCGAACTACCCCAACCCCGGCGGTTGGTTTTTCAACCCCTTCGCCTGGCAGGCAATCTTTGTTTTCGGTCTGCTGGTTGGTCTCAGCCAACGCCAAGGCTACCGCTTTTTCCCCGCGTCCAGAGCGCTGTTTTGGCTGTCAGTCGCGGTACTGCTGGGAATTCTTGCATGGAAATATGTGCCGGGGCTGGGCAAATTCCTGAACCTGCAAATGCATCACCTGAGAGAGGCCGGAGTGCCGTTCAACCTCACCTCGCATGACAAAACCTATCTCTCCGCGCCGCGGTTCGTCCATATTCTGGCATTGGGGTATTTTCTGTCGCAGTTGCCGAGTGTGACCCGCTTCGCCGCGCATCGGGTGGCAAGCCCGTTTCAGCTGATCGGGCGGCATGGGCTGCTGATTTTTGCCAGTGGTACGGTGCTGGCGCTGATCTGCCAGACTGCGATGCTGGCGCAGCCCAAGGCTGTTTGGATGGTCTGGGTTCTGCCTGCCTTAGGGACGGCCGCGCTCTTTGCCATCGCCCTTCTGGCCGAGACGTCGCGCCGGGTACTCTCCGCACCCACAACGCCGTTAGAGCGCCAGCCTGTGATCAGCGGCAGCGGTTTCGAGAAGACATCCATTGTCGAGGCGCGACCATAG
- the mdoH gene encoding glucans biosynthesis glucosyltransferase MdoH, whose product MTLQQRQLAADSPTRFARALALGISLGCAAIASTLLAEAAARDGFSGWDGIRAVLVFATTAWLAWGASLALIGLFGGRSNPRRPALQAPQPRTVIAVPICNEDPLTTFARIAAIDRSVTRAGVRADFVVLSDTRDEGLAGKEQFAFARLLRETDGTGRIFYRRRRDNAGRKAGNIEEFIRTSGGAYELAVILDADSLMEGDTIRAMIARMQADPQLGLLQTLPKIIGARSFFGRALQFASWFHGPIFTRGLARMQGPTGPFWGHNAIIRVSAFAQSCGLPELSGPPPLGGHILSHDYVEAALLARAGWKVEVDETLGGSYEEGPENVLSFARRERRWCQGNLQHARLIFAPGLAGWSRFVFLQNVTAYVVSLLWAAFLITSAISTLYAPPPQYFPGPYQLFPVFPDTSTREITLLALGVLGLLVVPKMLILTHAILTDRARDFGRALRMALSVLTEIILTTLLAPLMLLYHSRAVLQVLSGQDGGWPANQRNEGQLSLQDGWAAGRWIVFIGVAIIAAVQWVAPDLTIWLLPVAVPMLFAPFLITWTSRPLSPVLFTVPEDAGPLDVVAEYDRICDVWRLTWNDEHLMPNPNSADLTHATA is encoded by the coding sequence ATGACCCTTCAGCAAAGGCAGCTTGCGGCGGATAGCCCGACCCGCTTCGCGCGGGCGCTTGCCCTGGGCATTTCGCTTGGATGTGCCGCCATCGCTTCGACGCTACTGGCGGAGGCTGCCGCGCGGGATGGGTTCAGCGGTTGGGACGGCATCCGCGCCGTTCTTGTCTTTGCCACGACCGCTTGGCTGGCATGGGGTGCATCGCTGGCGCTGATCGGGCTGTTCGGAGGCAGATCAAATCCCCGCCGGCCCGCGCTGCAGGCCCCGCAACCCCGTACCGTGATCGCGGTGCCCATTTGTAACGAGGACCCGCTGACAACTTTTGCCCGTATCGCGGCAATCGACCGCTCAGTCACGCGAGCCGGTGTCAGGGCGGATTTCGTCGTTCTATCTGACACACGCGATGAGGGTTTGGCAGGCAAAGAGCAGTTCGCCTTTGCACGCTTGCTGCGCGAGACAGACGGCACGGGGCGCATATTCTACCGCAGACGGCGCGATAACGCGGGCCGTAAGGCGGGCAATATCGAAGAGTTCATTCGCACATCCGGCGGCGCCTATGAGCTTGCGGTGATCCTAGACGCAGACAGTCTGATGGAGGGGGACACGATCCGCGCCATGATCGCCCGTATGCAGGCCGACCCGCAATTGGGGCTGTTGCAAACCCTCCCCAAGATCATCGGCGCGCGGTCCTTCTTTGGCCGCGCCTTGCAGTTCGCCTCGTGGTTTCACGGGCCGATTTTCACCCGTGGTCTTGCCCGCATGCAAGGACCGACCGGCCCTTTCTGGGGCCATAACGCGATCATTCGGGTCAGCGCTTTTGCGCAAAGCTGCGGCCTGCCAGAGCTTTCCGGCCCGCCCCCCTTGGGCGGCCATATCCTGAGCCATGACTATGTTGAGGCGGCGCTGCTTGCCCGCGCGGGTTGGAAGGTCGAAGTGGATGAGACCTTGGGCGGATCCTACGAAGAAGGCCCGGAGAACGTCCTTTCCTTTGCCCGTCGCGAGCGGCGCTGGTGCCAGGGCAACCTGCAACATGCCCGGCTGATCTTTGCCCCCGGACTAGCAGGGTGGAGCCGATTTGTCTTTCTGCAAAACGTCACCGCCTATGTCGTTTCGCTCCTCTGGGCGGCGTTCTTGATTACCTCGGCCATCAGCACCCTCTACGCGCCACCGCCGCAGTATTTCCCCGGGCCCTATCAACTTTTTCCGGTTTTTCCCGACACCAGCACGCGCGAAATCACGCTGCTGGCTCTGGGCGTTCTGGGTCTGCTGGTTGTGCCCAAGATGCTGATCCTGACGCATGCAATCCTGACCGACCGCGCGCGCGACTTTGGCCGGGCTCTGCGGATGGCACTTTCGGTTCTGACCGAGATCATCCTGACCACACTTCTCGCCCCGCTGATGCTGCTCTATCACAGCCGTGCGGTGCTGCAGGTTCTGTCAGGCCAGGACGGCGGATGGCCGGCTAATCAGCGCAACGAAGGCCAGTTGAGCCTGCAAGACGGCTGGGCGGCGGGCCGCTGGATCGTATTCATTGGGGTTGCGATCATCGCGGCGGTTCAATGGGTGGCGCCCGATCTGACGATCTGGCTGCTTCCGGTGGCTGTCCCGATGCTTTTTGCACCCTTTCTTATCACATGGACATCACGCCCGCTTAGCCCCGTTCTTTTCACGGTTCCAGAGGATGCAGGGCCGCTTGATGTGGTCGCGGAATACGACAGAATTTGCGATGTCTGGCGTCTGACTTGGAACGACGAACACCTAATGCCCAATCCCAATTCGGCGGACCTGACCCATGCCACAGCTTAA